The Oncorhynchus keta strain PuntledgeMale-10-30-2019 unplaced genomic scaffold, Oket_V2 Un_contig_23674_pilon_pilon, whole genome shotgun sequence sequence cctaggggttgagagggtgacgcctctgtgatatcctaggggcttgagagggtgacgtctctgtgatatcctaggggttgagagggtgacgtctctgCGATATCCTAGGGTTGAgagggtctctgtgatatcctaggggttgagaggtgtctctgtgatatcctaggggttgagagggtgtctctgtgatatcctaggggttgagagggtgcgtctgtgatatcctaggggttgagagggtggcgtctctgtgatatcctaggggttgagagggtgacgtctctgtgatatcctaggggttgagagggtgacgtctctgtgatatcctaggggttgagagggtctctgtgatatcctaatcCCAGTactgacgtctctgtgatatcctaatcCCAGTactgacgtctctgtgatatcctaatcCCAGTactgacgtctctgtgatatcctaatcCCAGTactgacgtctctgtgatatcctaatcCCAGTactgacgtctctgtgatatccctAGGGGTTGGAGAGGGTCTCTGCGATATCCTAGGGGTTGGAGAGGCTGACGTCTCTGTAGTCCTAGTGGAAGGTAGACTACCGCCAGTactgacgtctctgtgatatcctaatcCCAGTactgacgtctctgtgatatcctaatcCCAGTactgacgtctctgtgatatcctaatcCCAGATGGAGCTGGAGAGAAGCTTGCTGTCGGATCATGAACAGAGGCTCCTTGAGGACTCAGAACGTATGACTCGTAAACAGGCAGACAACTACGATTCAGATGAGGAGGAGGCGGACTACGGCGGCCAGGAGACCATCACCGCTCAGGACCAGGAGGACACCTGGGAACAGAAACTCAAACACTTCCAACCTGCTCTCAGAGACAGAGGTAGGAGTCAGAGAGGTTGTCCttcatggcaccctattccctatgcactgactcgacaaaacattaggaacaaatCAAATAATAAatcacatgttattggtcacttcatgaccaacaggtggagactaaccagtgaaatgcttcataaacaacaggtggagactaaccagtgaaatgcttcataaacaacaggtggagactaacagtgaaatgcttcatgaccaacaggtggagactaacagtgaaatgcttcatgaacaataggtggagactaacagtgaaatgcttcatgaccaacaggtggagactaaccagtgaaatgcttcatgaccaacaggtggagactaacagtgaaatgcttcataaccaacaggtggagactaacagtgaaatgcttcatgaccaacaggtggagactaacagtgacatgcttcatgaccaacaggtggagactaacagtgaaatgcttcatgaccaacaggtggagactaacagtgacatgcttccccctggacactgatctcttggctacatagctgacgcacgct is a genomic window containing:
- the LOC127921814 gene encoding 39S ribosomal protein L46, mitochondrial-like; translated protein: MAAPCSRMANRPLWQFITNVRRTGLKHTGVRQISLGSACRAASQTGSKTESVASPWKLYGAVCLQRLPVISQERNPIEDQFAELMHQMELERSLLSDHEQRLLEDSERMTRKQADNYDSDEEEADYGGQETITAQDQEDTWEQKLKHFQPALRDRGRSQRGCPSWHPIPYALTRQNIRNKSNNKSHVIGHFMTNRWRLTSEMLHKQQVETNQ